A DNA window from Providencia huaxiensis contains the following coding sequences:
- a CDS encoding NAD(P)H-quinone oxidoreductase, translating into MTLTQQSLPTSMTVVDIIEPGGPEKLRLIDKPLPRVSAGYLLVKVEAAGVNRPDIFQRKGSYPPPADASPIMGLEIAGTIVAKADDVDEWQIGDKICGLVAGGGYAEYCLVHKNIALPLGSLSFIEGAAIPENFFTVWANVFQIGKLKKDETVLIHGGTSGIGSVAIMLAKAFGAKVLTTVGSEEKVDAAKRLGADCIINYKKDDFVEATLNYTSSLGVDMVVDIIGGDYVAKNYQVAAKFGRIIQIGMMKGNPKELNMMPLMVKRLTHTGSTMRSRTIEEKALIAQELKEQVWDLLLNGKMKPIINKVYRLSQVKEAHEHMESGDLIGKIVLLNN; encoded by the coding sequence ATGACACTTACTCAACAGTCTTTACCCACTTCGATGACGGTTGTTGACATTATAGAACCTGGTGGACCAGAAAAACTGCGATTAATTGATAAACCACTACCTAGAGTTTCTGCAGGATATTTGCTTGTTAAAGTGGAAGCGGCTGGAGTTAATCGTCCTGATATTTTTCAACGTAAGGGGTCTTACCCTCCACCGGCAGATGCATCACCGATTATGGGACTTGAAATCGCAGGAACGATTGTTGCCAAAGCGGATGATGTAGATGAATGGCAGATAGGCGACAAAATTTGTGGGCTGGTGGCTGGGGGAGGTTATGCAGAATATTGTTTAGTACATAAAAATATCGCATTACCATTAGGGAGCCTTTCTTTTATCGAAGGGGCTGCGATACCTGAAAACTTTTTTACTGTTTGGGCAAATGTTTTTCAAATAGGTAAGCTTAAGAAAGATGAAACGGTACTTATTCATGGTGGGACATCGGGTATTGGCAGTGTGGCGATTATGTTAGCGAAAGCCTTTGGTGCAAAAGTATTAACAACCGTTGGTTCTGAAGAAAAAGTGGATGCAGCAAAACGACTCGGTGCGGATTGTATTATTAACTATAAAAAAGATGATTTTGTTGAGGCGACGCTCAACTACACCTCTTCACTAGGTGTTGATATGGTTGTCGATATTATTGGTGGAGATTATGTCGCGAAAAATTATCAAGTTGCCGCTAAATTTGGGCGGATCATCCAAATTGGGATGATGAAAGGTAACCCTAAAGAGTTAAATATGATGCCTTTAATGGTAAAGAGATTGACTCATACAGGCTCAACCATGCGCTCTCGTACTATTGAAGAAAAAGCATTGATCGCTCAAGAACTGAAAGAACAAGTTTGGGATTTGTTACTAAACGGTAAAATGAAACCTATTATTAACAAAGTGTATCGTTTATCACAGGTAAAAGAAGCTCATGAGCATATGGAATCTGGAGATCTTATCGGCAAAATTGTTTTGTTAAACAATTGA
- a CDS encoding pyridoxal phosphate-dependent decarboxylase family protein has product MNNFKNSKINVDALFLGPKSENAVFFKEMMEYSVSEHMHWRSSYHPEDPDLISTVDRYAPEYRDTLYRTEGILNQLSSKLKTTSVPWFSPRYMGHMNADTLMISNLAYVMAMMYNPNNCAQESSPTTTVLEIEAGLDLCAMFGYDVQHAWGHITSGGTVANYEGLWVARNIKTLPLAIMQHPQSKYLLQGKTEKELLNLSVSKVLDLIDELKKMHIFEEIRDLTCRGVGIKQGKLGKLLVPQSKHYSWMKAMDILGLGQQNIVQLPVDASYRTDVHKMRETVFALIEQGEPILAVVAVVGTTETGAIDNVKEVIELRRECEQRFGISFYVHIDAAYAGYACAMFRDEENQFMEYENLLQRYHSEGIFPENMVWPKRDVYESFKALSQADSITVDPHKVGFIPYAAGAICMKDKRIVDLVSYHAAYVFEEVQEKQRTTEKAQNVLLGSSIMEGSKAGATAAAVWAAHRLVPLNILGYGKVIAAGVTTANWMIDKINQCEPFIIEDRQFSIIAMPTPDFHMINFMFREIGNTSLEKQNQLNKRLYELCSYAAGRSYSNDFLTSSTSLTHEEYGDNPLSLCRDAQFSDSEWHKVRSIYVLRAAIMTHCLRDRAHFETYWMELKNIFEDKLQHLINEENKLNHSNYKIKI; this is encoded by the coding sequence ATAAATAATTTTAAAAATTCAAAAATAAATGTTGATGCATTATTTTTAGGCCCTAAATCTGAAAATGCTGTCTTTTTCAAAGAAATGATGGAGTATTCAGTTAGTGAACATATGCATTGGCGCTCTAGCTACCATCCTGAAGATCCTGATCTTATCTCTACTGTTGACCGTTATGCTCCCGAGTACCGAGATACGCTTTATCGTACTGAAGGCATTCTTAATCAACTCTCTTCAAAATTAAAAACAACGTCGGTCCCCTGGTTCTCTCCCCGTTATATGGGGCATATGAATGCAGATACACTGATGATTTCTAATTTGGCTTATGTCATGGCAATGATGTACAACCCCAATAATTGTGCACAAGAATCTTCACCAACGACAACCGTTTTAGAAATAGAGGCTGGGTTAGATTTATGTGCCATGTTTGGTTATGACGTACAACATGCATGGGGGCATATTACATCTGGTGGAACGGTAGCTAACTACGAAGGATTATGGGTAGCTAGAAATATTAAAACACTACCGTTGGCGATTATGCAGCATCCACAATCCAAATATCTACTGCAGGGCAAAACCGAAAAAGAGTTACTCAATCTCTCTGTTTCTAAGGTGTTAGATTTAATTGATGAATTAAAGAAAATGCATATTTTCGAAGAAATTCGTGATTTGACCTGCCGTGGTGTTGGAATAAAGCAAGGAAAACTCGGTAAGTTATTGGTACCGCAGTCTAAACACTATTCATGGATGAAAGCGATGGATATTCTTGGTTTAGGCCAACAGAATATTGTGCAACTCCCCGTTGATGCAAGTTATCGAACGGATGTGCATAAAATGCGGGAAACTGTATTTGCATTGATTGAGCAAGGGGAGCCAATTTTAGCCGTAGTTGCTGTTGTTGGAACTACAGAAACTGGCGCGATAGACAATGTAAAAGAAGTCATTGAGCTACGACGTGAATGTGAGCAGCGTTTTGGGATTTCCTTCTATGTGCATATTGATGCCGCTTATGCGGGATACGCTTGCGCGATGTTTCGTGATGAAGAAAATCAATTTATGGAGTATGAGAATTTACTCCAACGTTATCATAGTGAAGGCATTTTTCCTGAAAATATGGTGTGGCCAAAGCGCGATGTTTATGAAAGCTTTAAAGCATTAAGCCAAGCTGACTCTATTACTGTTGATCCTCATAAAGTGGGGTTTATTCCGTATGCCGCAGGTGCAATCTGTATGAAGGATAAGCGGATTGTGGATTTAGTTTCTTATCATGCTGCATATGTATTTGAAGAAGTACAAGAAAAACAGCGTACAACAGAAAAAGCGCAGAATGTGTTACTTGGCTCTTCTATTATGGAAGGATCAAAAGCAGGGGCAACTGCAGCAGCGGTATGGGCTGCACATCGTTTAGTCCCGTTAAATATTTTAGGGTATGGAAAAGTGATTGCGGCAGGGGTCACCACAGCGAATTGGATGATCGACAAGATAAATCAATGTGAGCCCTTTATTATTGAAGATCGCCAGTTTTCAATTATTGCGATGCCTACACCGGACTTTCACATGATTAATTTTATGTTTCGTGAAATCGGTAACACATCTTTAGAAAAACAAAATCAATTAAATAAACGGTTATATGAATTATGTTCTTATGCCGCAGGGCGAAGTTATTCTAATGATTTTCTCACCTCATCAACCTCACTAACACATGAAGAGTATGGCGATAACCCATTGAGCTTATGTCGAGATGCACAATTTTCTGATAGTGAATGGCATAAAGTACGGTCAATTTATGTGCTACGGGCAGCGATAATGACGCATTGCTTGCGTGATAGGGCTCATTTTGAAACCTATTGGATGGAATTAAAAAATATCTTTGAAGACAAACTGCAACATCTCATTAATGAAGAAAATAAGTTAAATCATTCCAATTATAAAATTAAAATTTAA
- a CDS encoding PadR family transcriptional regulator, which yields MASEQQLDPCLCNGKSVSRMFNPKQLRIYILHLLTGGINYGYELIKKIAEETAGFYCPSPGVIYPTLTLLEELGFISAGKDNGKGRKCYVITPEGRCFLLLKAEILAEVQLKLKYAQELKAGNQFANEIECAVDKFKSLLRHQIVIQQLTKEETTRVFEIINRAVERIEQVNAVLVAEEK from the coding sequence ATGGCAAGTGAACAACAACTAGACCCGTGTTTGTGTAACGGTAAAAGTGTTAGCCGTATGTTTAACCCTAAACAGTTAAGGATTTATATCCTGCATTTACTGACAGGGGGAATTAATTACGGTTATGAGCTAATAAAAAAAATTGCAGAAGAGACAGCAGGTTTTTATTGCCCGAGCCCTGGGGTGATATATCCGACTCTAACGTTGTTAGAGGAGCTAGGGTTTATTTCAGCGGGTAAAGATAATGGAAAAGGGCGAAAGTGTTATGTCATTACCCCCGAAGGTCGCTGTTTTTTATTACTAAAAGCTGAAATATTGGCAGAAGTTCAACTAAAATTAAAATATGCACAGGAATTAAAAGCAGGTAATCAATTTGCTAATGAAATTGAATGTGCTGTAGACAAATTTAAGTCATTGTTGAGACACCAAATAGTGATACAACAGTTGACGAAAGAAGAGACAACAAGAGTCTTTGAGATCATTAACCGAGCAGTAGAACGAATTGAGCAAGTCAATGCCGTGTTAGTGGCAGAGGAAAAATAA
- the tyrP gene encoding tyrosine transporter TyrP codes for MKNRTLGSVFIVAGTTIGAGMLAMPIAAAGNGFLVSLAMLLVLWALMCYTALLLVEVYQHESHETGIGSVAQRYLGPSGKFITGFSMMFLMYALTAAYVSGAGEIITSNLKSSFAIDMADWMGIVVFTIIGGGVVCFGTSSVDFINRILFAAKIVFLVIILALMIPHVEQQNLLAAPTEKVLILSAIPVFFTSFGFHGSVPSIVKYMGGDVKKLRVIFIIGSAIPLVAYILWQIATLGSIGTTTFVGILAENAGLNGLLDAIKDVAQSGKTELIAQMFMSLALATSFLGVALGLFDFLADLFKRQDNASGRIQTGLLTFGPPLVFALFYPKGFVMALGYAAIALSILALLLPSAMAFKSRTLNQRKYQVLGGGLGLSLVFICGIIVIGVQLGIVFNILPNIG; via the coding sequence ATGAAAAATCGCACACTTGGTAGTGTATTTATTGTTGCAGGTACTACGATTGGCGCAGGTATGTTAGCTATGCCTATCGCTGCCGCTGGTAATGGTTTTTTAGTTAGTTTGGCTATGTTATTAGTATTGTGGGCATTGATGTGTTACACAGCATTACTTTTGGTTGAAGTTTATCAACATGAATCTCACGAAACTGGGATCGGTAGTGTTGCTCAACGGTATTTAGGGCCTAGCGGTAAATTTATTACGGGCTTTAGCATGATGTTCCTTATGTATGCATTGACAGCGGCTTATGTGAGTGGCGCAGGGGAAATTATTACTTCAAATTTAAAAAGTAGTTTTGCCATTGATATGGCTGATTGGATGGGAATTGTTGTATTCACCATCATTGGTGGGGGAGTTGTATGTTTTGGGACTTCATCAGTAGATTTTATCAACCGTATTTTATTTGCTGCAAAAATTGTTTTCTTAGTCATTATATTGGCGTTAATGATACCTCATGTTGAGCAACAGAATTTATTAGCAGCACCAACTGAAAAAGTCCTCATTTTATCGGCTATTCCCGTATTTTTTACCTCCTTTGGTTTTCATGGCAGCGTCCCTAGTATCGTCAAATACATGGGGGGAGATGTCAAAAAACTTCGTGTTATCTTTATCATCGGTAGTGCTATCCCGTTAGTTGCTTATATTTTATGGCAAATTGCAACATTAGGGAGTATTGGCACAACAACATTTGTTGGTATTCTGGCTGAAAACGCAGGGCTTAACGGGTTGCTCGATGCAATTAAGGATGTAGCTCAATCAGGAAAAACAGAGTTAATAGCACAGATGTTCATGAGTTTGGCTTTAGCAACCTCTTTCCTTGGGGTCGCTTTGGGGTTATTTGATTTTTTAGCCGATTTATTTAAACGCCAAGATAATGCTTCAGGGCGCATACAAACGGGTTTACTTACCTTTGGACCACCACTAGTTTTTGCTTTATTTTATCCTAAAGGGTTTGTAATGGCGTTAGGGTATGCCGCGATTGCACTTTCAATACTCGCCTTATTATTACCTAGCGCAATGGCATTCAAATCAAGAACATTGAATCAACGGAAATATCAAGTCCTAGGTGGTGGGTTAGGCCTATCATTGGTATTTATTTGTGGAATTATTGTTATTGGTGTTCAGTTAGGGATTGTCTTCAATATATTACCTAATATTGGTTAA
- a CDS encoding DEAD/DEAH box helicase, whose amino-acid sequence MAKTNDIIQAKERLYMKETSKIPQTDAPVSSENEPPINTNKEVKFKEVVCPSVPTSYFKRAKKQKIK is encoded by the coding sequence ATGGCTAAAACGAATGATATTATACAAGCAAAAGAGCGTTTATATATGAAAGAAACAAGCAAAATACCACAAACCGACGCCCCGGTTTCATCTGAAAATGAACCGCCTATAAATACGAATAAAGAGGTTAAGTTTAAAGAAGTTGTATGCCCAAGTGTCCCAACTTCATATTTTAAGCGGGCTAAGAAACAGAAAATAAAATAA